A window of Tripterygium wilfordii isolate XIE 37 chromosome 7, ASM1340144v1, whole genome shotgun sequence contains these coding sequences:
- the LOC120001630 gene encoding uncharacterized protein LOC120001630 isoform X1: protein MADVSLKSANKKKRKLTSPEDKGRPSKTRRSDTSAEGNKADGVGGFEDVESIELEKKLEFGRPWTNLHLILSIKNKDINLQKKVELAYNFVIRKPKGDCDIDEDHETVKIARLIVFLSDWIQSLLISTDKKITLDQKKHLSEVKEACLDYRCWEVFKFCLEESLKLHVPLNLSRNLLRGIRCIAKNAISLLNDMSLHPDGIYFLNEEFKVYTVVLDCVSLVFSSHGGLSNENLDLWVLTVDAVLELVLKSYEQKLEGCSAGVFSLRFSCLVLQPFSKFLRVHPIRKNGFHDLVNKLLEPLLHLLAILQLQSAANNSGWTRNLQKVGEEVLSHGLFHSVHIDGFLSLQGMEKYSVPTDGKSEDSKMVNKSYHRHLFDKLEKMAAAKKEFVLIGVGELFHILVDQVKKRNGASMLYTDSKVNGKSEDASRSVLDLSGHVSKMFSGSDSARPDKSYFPGNLNSGAKKSLINFFAHVMDPLLRHMNGYVQAKMEVGPLLLDAHCVLKSINSLLASFIREKLYVKAEDFSEGACLNFLKKIYDAIVSAASNLLCFSNQNMDVEMQKLLASLAKELLAALGYLLDIEYEVTGNDLTILWLIILSFLALGSSFTSAVDQCLLTSQILDLGCQLVKLYSELRQVENIVFSLCKGIRLIMTCDIDHEQSYASFLPCTTSPPYGTYRKSVEILLCSREFNLTVHKAIKSIPEGNAKECIRLLILDFSESMAWMKEGCSLAGGKELGGLNVESSSMLGFDQQAELFGRGLSEMYALVVDSLIVTTGNSSLVADSIEDLMNVIRPYMCNLVGELNAANDFLFFVVGSAFDYEVGENSSSMLKFRASSHWVFVFFFRMYISCRNLYRQTISLMAPDKARKKSAAMGDSFTAFSGRDWIEKTDWTKEGYFSWILQPSNSLLTVIQSVSDIYLKDGISDCFPVIPVFLMMALQRLVDLNRQIKSLDYLLQTNDLLQLDSLDDGELSSLRKKNKKWRRRLSVLKQEAVSLTEFMMGYLPMLSSDPSSIFFSDDAACTNALVQNLQESDKWDFGLGTLTMKSLPTAIWWILCQNTDIWGAHAAKRKLKMFLSLLICASLPSMRNGFAETGKHPVDKAGLLKLTLHQISSELLSDAILYENKFVCRHLPSRFCHILEKSVLPLFNNLPDGDLDFDSSPNWAEVLSALENSSRLVSSRKSSIHDFSQEKLIACSSDKLPSGICQEQKALKLTGDVKFTDCRSLLDLLCWMPKGYMNSRSFPLYATYILNLERLIVRSLLECQDALSSHANYELLKLLVSCRRVLKYLLMEFCEKTEASQCLLIPFFSESSFIILWLFKSVSVVIRLQEALLGKNSDKGRETMFSLIDHTSHVLLTLSRYQFRDTVHSLLAAGSSSVEDCCSGVAHEQNYSIKDMEICKSVSHIAESLKEQMQNLHTLKGSFSCEEVEVSWAVVYINQLSCIVSCFSGLFWGLASVLNCRDAEASKEKVKSRKRKCKDISELDIHINVFSDFVSLFLQMFVIEDHEQPWNSYNAHSLQESDNKFGSLDSGASLLKKFDETDILCCEEHLQTGAAVTCLASSVMNDDSPNARGHTCGSQLENTKCPSSILGEVDPYECVCLNKHFLRSFLKGDHPEFAFLLRELLIAFAAILRLNLKIRYTPLFSKLVPIFIGISEVLLLEFANMTEMPLTFSFVWLDGILKYLEEIASQFPLTNPTLTRNLYARLIVLHLKALGKCIFLQGKEATLASHETESSTKTLASQMGSSEAGFAHGKSFLDEFKARLRMSFKVLIKNASELHMLSAIQAIERALVGVQEDGTVIYNIKTGSIGGGKVSPIVAAGIDCLDLVLEYASGRKHLSVVKRHIQGFIAGLFNIILHLQNPLIFYERTVDSKIDSCPDQGSVILMCVEVLTRISGKHSLFQMDSWHVGQALHIPAALFQDFHQLGRSEAPVPSHFSLVSNNQDCDSAASLNPSVVDRQFSVELFAACCRLLYTVLKHHKSESEQCIVLLEESTCVLLYCLETVDTSSPVGKECFSWKVQEGVKCASFLRRIYEELRQQKDVFGRHCFNFLSAYIWVYSGYGPLKTGIKREIDEALRPGVYALIDTCSADDLQYLHTAFGEGPCRNTLATLKHDYKMNFQYGGKV from the exons ATGGCGGATGTATCACTGAAATCAGcaaataagaagaagaggaagcttACAAGCCCCGAGGATAAAGGAAGACCTTCAAAAACGCGTCGTAGTGATACCTCAGCGGAAGGGAATAAAGCCGATGGAGTTGGAGGTTTTGAAGACGTGGAAAGCATAGAACTGGAAAAGAAGCTCGAATTCGGGCGTCCCTGGACGAATTTACACTTGATTTTATCAATAAAGAACAAAGATATTAACCTTCAGAA GAAGGTGGAACTGGCTTATAATTTTGTTATCCGGAAGCCAAAAGGAGACTGTGACATTGATGAAGATCATGAGACTGTGAAAATAGCACGGCTAATAGTTTTTCTGAGTGATTGGATCCAGTCATTGTTAATTTCTACTGATAAAAAGATCACATTAGATCAAAAGAAACATTTATCTGAAGTAAAAGAGGCTTGTTTGGATTATAGATGTTGGGAGGTCTTCAAGTTCTGCTTGGAGGagtctttgaaattgcatgttCCTTTGAATCTCTCACGAAATCTTTTACGGGGTATTCGTTGTATTGCAAAAAATGCCATTTCCTTGTTGAATGACATGTCTTTGCATCCAGATGGAATATATTTTCTTAACGAAGAGTTCAAAGTGTATACAGTCGTGCTCGATTGTGTCTCTTTGGTATTCTCATCACATGGTGGCTTGTCAAATGAAAATTTGGACTTATGGGTTTTGACTGTTGATGCAGTGCTTGAGCTTGTGCTTAAAAGTTACGAACAGAAACTTGAGGGTTGCAGCGCTGGTGTTTTCTCGCTCCGGTTCTCTTGTTTGGTTCTTCAGCCATTCTCCAAATTTTTGAGGGTccaccctattagaaaaaatGGATTCCATGATCTCGTAAATAAGTTACTAGAGCCACTGCTGCACTTATTGGCGATATTGCAATTACAGAGTGCTGCAAATAATTCTGGTTGGACAAGAAACTTACAAAAGGTGGGGGAGGAAGTTTTATCTCATGGATTGTTTCATTCAGTCCATATCGATGGATTTTTGAGCTTACAGGGAATGGAGAAGTATTCTGTGCCCACTGATGGAAAATCGGAAGACTCAAAAATGGTTAATAAGAGTTATCATAGACATTTATTTGATAAACTGGAAAAGATGGCTGCTGCAAAGAAGGAATTCGTATTGATTGGAGTAGGAGAACTTTTTCACATACTTGTTGATCAGGTGAAAAAGCGGAATGGAGCTTCAATGCTGTACACAGATAGCAAAGTTAATGGAAAATCAGAGGATGCAAGCCGTTCTGTATTGGATTTATCAGGTCATGTGTCTAAAATGTTCTCTGGAAGTGACAGTGCAAGGCCTGATAAGAGTTACTTCCCAGGAAATTTAAATTCTGGAGCAAAAAAATCacttattaatttttttgctCACGTTATGGATCCTCTTTTGCGCCACATGAATGGCTATGTTCAAGCTAAAATGGAAGTTGGCCCTCTATTGTTGGATGCCCATTGCGTGCTCAAATCCATCAATAGTTTACTTGCTAGCTTCATAAGGGAAAAGTTATACGTAAAAGCAGAGGATTTCTCTGAAGGAGCTTGCCTTAATTTCTTAAAGAAGATTTATGATGCAATTGTGTCAGCTGCTTCCAATTTGCTCTGTTTTTCGAACCAGAATATGGATGTTGAGATGCAGAAATTGTTAGCTTCATTAGCTAAAGAGCTACTTGCCGCTTTAGGATATCTTTTGGATATTGAATATGAAGTCACTGGGAATGATTTAACAATTTTATGGCTtataattctttcttttctggcCCTTGGCTCCTCATTTACAAGTGCTGTGGATCAGTGCCTGTTAACTTCTCAGATATTGGACCTTGGATGCCAGCTGGTTAAGCTCTATAGTGAACTTCGCCAG GTGGAGAACATTGTGTTTTCCCTATGTAAAGGTATCAGGCTTATAATGACATGTGACATTGATCATGAACAAAGTTATGCAAGTTTCTTGCCCTGCACAACTTCTCCACCTTATGGAACATATAGGAAGTCTGTAGAAATTCTATTATGCTCACGGGAGTTTAACCTTACTGTCCACAAAGCTATAAAGTCCATACCAGAAGGGAATGCAAAAGAATGTATTCGGCTGCTAATTTTAGATTTCTCAGAGTCCATGGCATGGATGAAAGAAGGTTGTTCATTGGCTGGTGGAAAGGAATTGGGAGGACTTAATGTGGAAAGTTCTAGCATGCTGGGTTTCGATCAGCAAGCAGAACTATTTGGAAGGGGATTATCGGAAATGTATGCTTTGGTGGTAGATTCACTGATTGTCACCACGGGGAACAGTAGCCTAGTTGCAGATTCTATCGAGGACCTGATGAATGTAATCCGCCCATACATGTGTAATTTGGTTGGGGAACTGAATGCTGCTAATGACTTCCTTTTCTTTGTCGTAGGAAGTGCTTTTGACTATGAGGTGGGTGAAAACAGTAGTAGTATGTTGAAATTTAGAGCATCCAGTCATTGGGTCTTTGTATTCTTCTTTCGAATGTACATTTCTTGTCGAAACTTATATAGGCAAACTATCAGCCTCATGGCTCCAGATAAAGCAAGAAAGAAGTCTGCAGCAATGGGGGATTCATTTACAGCCTTTTCTGGAAGGGATTGGATAGAAAAAACTGACTGGACCAAGGAGGGTTATTTTTCTTGGATTCTGCAGCCTTCAAATTCTCTTCTTACTGTCATCCAGTCTGTATCTGACATTTATCTTAAGGATGGAATCTCAGATTGCTTTCCTGTGATTCCTGTATTTCTGATGATGGCCCTTCAAAGGCTTGTTGATTTGAACAGGCAGATAAAGTCTTTAGACTATTTATTGCAAACAAATGATCTTCTTCAGCTTGATTCGCTTGATGATGGTGAGTTGTCATCGTTgcggaagaaaaacaaaaagtggAGAAGGCGTTTATCGGTTCTTAAGCAAGAGGCAGTGAGTCTAACTGAATTCATGATGGGTTACCTTCCAATGTTGAGTAGTGATCCGTCGTCGATCTTCTTTTCTGATGATGCAGCTTGTACGAATGCACTTGTTCAAAATCTACAGGAAAGTGATAAATGGGATTTTGGTCTTGGCACTTTGACCATGAAGTCATTGCCCACTGCCATATGGTGGATTCTTTGCCAAAATACTGATATTTGGGGCGCTCATGCTGCTAAAAGGAAGTTGAAAATGTTCCTCTCACTCTTGATCTGTGCTTCCCTTCCCTCTATGAGAAACGGCTTTGCAGAGACTGGAAAGCACCCTGTTGACAAAGCTGGTTTGCTGAAACTAACTTTGCATCAAATATCATCAGAGCTTCTAAGTGATGCCATTCTGTATGAAAATAAA TTTGTTTGCAGGCATTTGCCATCAAGGTTTTGCCATATATTGGAGAAATCAGTGCTACCATTATTTAATAACCTTCCAGATGGGGATTTAGATTTTGATTCATCACCAAATTGGGCAGAGgttttgagtgctcttgaaaactCATCAAGGCTTGTGTCAAGCAGGAAGTCTAGCATCCATGATTTTTCACAGGAAAAGCTTATTGCTTGTTCATCCGATAAGTTACCTAGTGGAATTTGCCAAGAACAGAAAGCCCTTAAATTAACAGGAGATGTGAAGTTTACAGATTGTCGAAGTTTGCTTGATCTTTTGTGTTGGATGCCAAAAGGATATATGAACTCCAGATCGTTCCCACTATATGCTACCTATATACTCAACCTTGAAAG gCTCATTGTTCGCAGCTTATTAGAATGCCAGGATGCACTATCCTCACATGCAAATTATGAGCTCTTGAAATTGCTTGTTTCCTGTCGGAGGGTTTTGAAGTATCTACTCATGGAATTCTGCGAGAAAACAGAAGCTAGCCAATGCCTACTTATTCCATTTTTCTCTGAGAGCTCATTCATTATTTTATGGCTTTTCAAGTCAGTCTCTGTGGTGATCAGGCTTCAAGAAGCCTTATTAGGAAAAAATTCTGATAAAGGTAGAGAAACGATGTTCTCATTGATTGATCATACATCTCATGTGCTTTTGACACTAAGCAGATATCAGTTTCGCGACACAGTTCATTCCCTTTTGGCTGCTGGGAGCTCTTCTGTAGAAGACTGCTGCTCTGGCGTTGCCCATGAGCAGAATTACTCTATCAAAGATATGGAAATTTGTAAAAGTGTGTCCCATATAGCTGAGAGTTTAAAGGAACAGATGCAAAACTTACATACTTTAAAAGGTTCCTTTTCTTGTGAGGAAGTGGAAGTTAGTTGGGCTGTTGTATATATAAACCAATTATCTTGCATAGTTTCTTGCTTTAGTGGGTTGTTTTGGGGCTTAGCATCTGTTTTGAACTGTAGAGATGCGGAAGCTAGCAAAGAAAAAGTGAAATCTCGAAAACGGAAATGCAAAGATATATCTGAACTTGATATTCACATAAATGTGTTCTCAGATTTTGTTAGCCTCTTCTTACAGATGTTTGTTATTGAGGATCATGAACAGCCTTGGAATTCATATAATGCTCACAGTCTTCAAGAGTCTGACAACAAGTTTGGTTCATTGGATTCAGGTGCATCCTTgctaaaaaaatttgatgagaCTGACATTTTATGTTGTGAAGAGCACTTACAAACTGGAGCAGCAGTAACCTGCTTGGCGTCATCTGTCATGAATGATGATTCTCCCAATGCTCGTGGTCATACGTGTGGCTCACAGCTGGAGAACACAAAATGCCCTTCCAGTATTCTTGGCGAGGTTGACCCATACGAATGCGTATGCTTAAATAAGCATTTTTTGCGAAGTTTTCTGAAGGGTGATCATCCCGAATTTGCATTTTTGCTCCGAGAGCTACTGATTGCTTTTGCAGCTATCTTGAGGCTAAATTTGAAAATTAGGTATACTCCTTTGTTTTCCAAGTTGGTGCCAATTTTTATTGGCATTTCAGAAGTCTTGTTGTTAGAGTTTGCAAACATGACCGAGATGCCACTGACCTTTTCATTTGTCTGGTTAGATGGTATTCTGAAGTATTTGGAAGAAATAGCAAGTCAGTTTCCCTTGACTAATCCTACCTTGACCAGAAATCTGTATGCCAGACTAATTGTCTTGCATTTGAAGGCGTTAGGGAAGTGCATCTTTTTACAGGGAAAAGAAGCTACTTTAGCTTCTCATGAGACAGAGTCGAGTACCAAGACACTTGCTAGCCAAATGGGATCATCTGAAGCAGGTTTTGCACATGGGAAATCCTTCTTGGATGAATTTAAAGCAAGGTTGAGGATGTCATTCAAAGTGCTCATAAAGAATGCATCAGAGTTGCATATGCTGTCTGCCATACAGGCTATAGAGAGAGCACTAGTGGGGGTGCAGGAAGACGGTACAGTAATATATAACATAAAAACTGGAAGCATAGGTGGTGGAAAAGTGTCCCCCATTGTTGCTGCCGGCATTGATTGCTTGGATCTTGTTCTGGAATATGCTTCAG GTCGCAAACACTTGAGTGTTGTTAAAAGACACATTCAGGGTTTTATTGCTGGTTTGTTCAACATAATTCTGCACTTGCAGAATCCATTAATTTTTTATGAGAGGACGGTTGATAGTAAAATTGACAGTTGTCCAGATCAAGGATCAGTTATTCTTATGTGTGTTGAGGTACTAACAAGAATTTCTGGAAAACATTCTTTGTTTCAAATGGACTCCTGGCATGTTGGGCAGGCTCTACATATACCTGCTGCACTCTTTCAAGATTTTCATCAACTTGGACGCTCTGAGGCTCCAGTTCCATCACACTTTTCCTTAGTTTCCAACAACCAAGACTGTGATTCTGCTGCCAGCTTGAATCCATCTGTTGTAGATCGGCAATTCTCCGTAGAACTCTTTGCTGCTTGCTGCCGGTTATTGTACACAGTTTTGAAGCATCACAAAAG TGAGAGTGAACAGTGCATCGTTCTACTTGAGGAATCTACCTGTGTACTTCTTTATTGTTTGGAGACAGTGGATACTAGTTCTCCAGTCGGAAAAGAGTGCTTTTCATGGAAAGTGCAGGAGGGAGTAAAGTGCGCATCTTTTCTCCGACGGATTTATGAAGAG TTAAGACAACAGAAAGATGTCTTTGGGCGGCactgtttcaattttttatccGCTTACATATGGGTTTATTCGGGATATGGTCCTCTTAAAACTGGCATCAAGAG GGAGATAGATGAAGCTCTGAGACCTGGTGTCTATGCTTTAATTGATACTTGCTCAGCTGATGATCTTCAGTATCTTCATACTGCATTTGGTG AGGGACCTTG